TCTTTCGGGCGCGCGCGACGGTCAACTCGTCCCGGATCAGGACTAATTCAACGACCAGGGCCGCAACCAGGGTGAACGCGGCAAGGTGGTGGAGAAAGGCGAAGAACCAGGTCATTGCATGACCACCTGCTTGTAGGGACCTTCATTCCTCTCCCTCATAGTAGTCGGGGTCCTGCCCATCGGGGCGCATCACCTTGTGCTCAGGCGAATGCACCAGCCACTTGCCGGTGTCGGGATAGTGGCAGGACTCGCCGATCGGGTTATCGGCCACCACGTAGAGGACCAGGTCCGATGACCCGTTGTTGATCAGCTGGTGCGGCTCGCCTGGTTCGAACAGAAACGCGTCGCCGGCTTCGATGGCCGTGGTCCCCTGCTGGTGCCGGACCAGACCGGCCCCCGACATCACGTGGTAGAACTCCCACTGCGCGCTGTGCGAGTGATAGGGCGAGTGGATCTTGCCCGGCGGGATGCGGCAGACCTCCACGTCGAACGGATGCCGCTCCTTGAAGTCCGTGGACTCCGGCTTCCGCCCCAGCGCGATGGAGATTTCCTTGCTGGCCCCGCCGAACTTCCCTTTGGGCGACGCCCACGCCTCCTCGGCAATGTCCTTGGTATTCACTTTGCGCATGTGTACCCCTTGCGGCACAAATTCAGGGTACACCGCGTTGGACGCGCACGTTGCCGTGGATCATGCCCTGCATGGTGGGCTCGAAGAAGTGATCGAGCTCGGTCGACTCCGGCCGGCTCACCTCGGTGAGCTGGCGTTCGATCTCTGGCGGTAGTTCGATCGCCAGCGCGTTGAGATTCAACTCCAACTGCTCCCGCTTGGTGGCCCCGACCAGCACGCTCGTGACCTGGGGTCGTCCGAGCACCCACGCGAGCGCGACCTCGGTCGGTGTCTTGCCGAGTTCCTTCGCCGCCTTGAGCAGCACATCTAAGATCTCCCAATTCTTTTCGCGCTTGGCAAATTTCTCCAGGGTCGGGTTCCCCGAGTCTTTGTAATCAAACACACGCCCCGAGCCCGTGATCTTCCCGTCTACCCGTTTGTATTTTCCAGTCAGAAAGCCGCTGCCGAGCGGGCTCCAGGGCACGAGCGAAATGCCCGTCTCCGCGGCGAGCGGCAAGTGTTCCCGCTCCAGGCTGCGCGAGACCAAGGAATATTCAAGCTGCAAGAGCGCGAGCCGCTCGTACCGGTACGCCTCAGCGAGCGTCTGGGCGCGGGCCGCATACCACGCGGGCACGTCGCTCAACCCGATGTGCCGC
This Nitrospirota bacterium DNA region includes the following protein-coding sequences:
- a CDS encoding cupin domain-containing protein — translated: MRKVNTKDIAEEAWASPKGKFGGASKEISIALGRKPESTDFKERHPFDVEVCRIPPGKIHSPYHSHSAQWEFYHVMSGAGLVRHQQGTTAIEAGDAFLFEPGEPHQLINNGSSDLVLYVVADNPIGESCHYPDTGKWLVHSPEHKVMRPDGQDPDYYEGEE
- a CDS encoding aldo/keto reductase — its product is MERMNDYRTLGRTGLRVSPLGLGVMTYGWGADKQAGRAMFDLYRERGGNFFDTADMYAGGESETWLGEFVHEARVRDEVVIATKFSFNAQAGNPNAGGNGRKNIFRALEGSLRRLKTDYVDVYILHAWDRVTPVEEVMSTLNDLVRAGKVRHIGLSDVPAWYAARAQTLAEAYRYERLALLQLEYSLVSRSLEREHLPLAAETGISLVPWSPLGSGFLTGKYKRVDGKITGSGRVFDYKDSGNPTLEKFAKREKNWEILDVLLKAAKELGKTPTEVALAWVLGRPQVTSVLVGATKREQLELNLNALAIELPPEIERQLTEVSRPESTELDHFFEPTMQGMIHGNVRVQRGVP